One region of Bacillus pumilus genomic DNA includes:
- a CDS encoding MbtH family protein yields MTNPFDREDGVFLVLVNEQGQHSLWPSFAPVPDGWEKVFGEDTRNACIDYIQTHWQDLRPLSLTKEPALAHGKTD; encoded by the coding sequence ATGACAAATCCCTTTGATCGTGAAGACGGTGTATTTCTTGTGCTTGTCAATGAACAAGGACAGCATTCACTTTGGCCATCATTTGCACCAGTGCCAGATGGGTGGGAAAAGGTCTTTGGTGAAGACACTAGAAATGCCTGCATCGATTATATCCAGACACACTGGCAGGACTTACGGCCATTAAGCTTAACAAAAGAACCTGCGCTAGCACATGGAAAAACAGACTAA
- a CDS encoding isochorismatase family protein — MAIPTIPAYPMPSIQDLPENKVNWIPDPKRAVLLIHDMQQYFLNAFQQDTSPITELVQHIEQLRDTCKELGIPVVYTAQPGDQDPKDRALLTDFWGPGLGDDEALTKIIDQLAPSEADTMLTKWRYSAFKKSNFLDILQEGGRDQLIITGVYAHIGCMLTAAEAFMLDIETFFVADAVADFSLKHHKMAMTYAAERCAVTTTTSQIISRLTGQEADGDDLSFDAIVHQVAEYIQIEPNEIPFDENLVYLGLDSIRMMSLAEKWRQQGATVNFVELAANPTLTSWRALLFPEKQPSIPNIDYL, encoded by the coding sequence ATGGCAATCCCTACTATTCCTGCGTATCCAATGCCAAGCATACAAGATTTACCCGAAAATAAAGTGAACTGGATCCCTGATCCGAAACGTGCTGTCCTGCTAATACATGACATGCAGCAATATTTTTTAAATGCATTTCAACAAGATACATCACCGATCACAGAGTTAGTGCAGCATATTGAACAATTACGTGATACATGCAAAGAACTTGGCATTCCTGTCGTCTATACAGCTCAACCTGGTGACCAAGACCCGAAGGATCGTGCCTTATTAACAGATTTTTGGGGGCCTGGTCTTGGTGATGATGAAGCATTGACAAAAATCATTGATCAGCTTGCTCCATCTGAAGCAGACACAATGCTAACAAAATGGCGTTATAGCGCATTCAAAAAATCCAATTTTTTAGACATTCTTCAAGAAGGCGGGCGTGATCAACTGATCATTACTGGCGTATATGCACATATTGGCTGTATGCTGACAGCCGCAGAAGCATTCATGCTCGATATTGAAACTTTTTTTGTCGCCGATGCCGTCGCTGACTTTTCACTTAAGCATCACAAAATGGCAATGACCTATGCAGCTGAACGCTGTGCGGTGACCACAACGACAAGCCAAATCATTAGTCGTTTAACAGGACAGGAAGCAGACGGTGATGATCTATCCTTTGATGCTATCGTTCACCAAGTAGCTGAGTATATCCAAATCGAGCCGAATGAAATACCGTTTGACGAGAATCTCGTCTATCTTGGACTTGATTCTATTAGAATGATGAGTCTAGCGGAAAAATGGAGACAGCAAGGAGCGACAGTCAATTTCGTTGAGCTTGCAGCTAATCCAACGCTCACGTCTTGGCGAGCTCTTCTTTTCCCAGAAAAACAGCCATCTATCCCAAATATCGATTACTTGTAA
- a CDS encoding amino acid adenylation domain-containing protein, whose amino-acid sequence MSIQSVDSFPLTGAQSGIWYAQQLDPSNPIFNTAEYIDIKGPIDPVHFEAAIRKTVLEADSLYMRFVEDTDGPKQWLISKKEIPFQSINLQNEKQPLDAAKAWMKTDLATPVSLEKDVLFREVLFQLADDRFIWYQRIHHIAIDGFAFSLIARRVAEVYSALSKGTPVPPQTFGSLHDVVQEEITYQQSNRYEDDRVFWKNRFADQPEIVSLAELAPRTSDHFIRKTASFDAEKVSKMKKNAQFFGGTWHEMILAASALYMHRMIGAHDIVLGLPVMMRLGSCALQTPGMVMNLVPLRLTCKPEMTLSALVRQVSDELKAIRPHQRYRHEDMRRDFKLIGRNQRLFGPQINIMPFDYDLMFDQSIGQAHNLSAGPVDDISINIYDRADGKGFQIDFDANPAVYKEQTVDAHQQRFLQLLEEITGLEQDQTISQFNLLLSEEKENILKHWNDTKRELPKESLRELFEKQVSKTPQAKALQFEEITLTYEELNQRANQLAHYLKKRGIGPEQFVAIALPRSIDMVVSLLAVIKTGAAYLPLDPDYPNDRVAYMLEDAKPACLLTVKETADGLEHPHIVQLDDSIVHQEIAGSPHLNPTWSEGSPHHPAYILYTSGSTGKPKGVVVTKRNVINFILSMQDSFLLDQGDQLLAVTTIAFDISGLEMFLPLLHGAAILLAKKETIQEPAKLSDMIRSHHVTIMQATPTLWHALADDYPDVITGMRVLVGGEALPASLLHTLQSLQCDITNLYGPTETTIWSTMENVTAHRENSGPAIGKPIWNTNIYILDEGLNPVPAGSIGELYIAGEGVSRGYLGRYDLTAERFVADPFGTKGTRMYRTGDLARWRENGSIDYISRADHQIKIRGFRIELGEIETVIMQHPAIKHTSVIVREDQPGQQLLCAYVVLTDDSSLHPSELRQFVAALLPDYMVPSAVVFLPELPLTPNGKIDRKALPVPNMSLVSSERTPRTPQEDMLCSLFAETLGVSQIGIDDSFFDLGGHSLLAARLLRRIRDTFGADLSMSTIFESPRVAELAQHLDKAKDIRPPLQVEKKPDEIPLSFAQKRLWFLHCLEGPSPTYNIPLVIQLTGTLDQKALIGALADITEKHETLRTIFPNKNGMPRQVILHPKSVQPELHVTASSDQQIDNQLNEAIRYSFKIEEEPALRAELFILDANRSVLLLLLHHIAGDGWSLAPLTRDLAAAYEARIQGKSISLPAEPVQYADYAIWQQKLLGSEEETDSLFAKQLTYWTGALHDLPEELELPYDYPRPQEGSFNGATIDFAIEPALHQLLLELAKQHQVSLFMVLQASLAALLTRLGAGTDIPIGSPIAGRNDDALDDIVGLFVNTLVLRTNTAGNPTFSELLKRVRDVDLAAYEHQDLPFERLVEILNPNRSRSRNPLFQVMLAFQNTPKAEMKLTQLDSDLYVKPVGSAKFDLTIELTEQRTETGSAAGLTGLFEFSTDVFKQSTIQAIAARMKRFLTEIAERPHLPIGQVNILSDKERQTFLPDKKTFAQLDQAHRLPTLFEKTVQQYPDRVAVTDGKWQLTYEELNNKANRLAHLLIERGVGPEQFVALALPRSIDMLVSLLAVHKAGAAYVPLDPDYPADRLAYMIQDAKPVCSITTKAAALHLPADCDLILLDEKETNDQLQITPNHNPADIDRIEPLSPLHPAYIIYTSGSTGKPKGVVIPHQNVIRLLTSTEHWFHFDEEDVWTMFHSYAFDFSVWEIWGPLLYGGRLVIVPHTISRSPEEMLHLLVDEGVTVLNQTPSAFYQLMQIDKEQQTLGQALSLRYVIFGGEALELSRLEDWYSRHSDCKPKLINMYGITETTVHVTYNVLNRDMIAKKSSSLIGEPIPDLHVYVLDEYLQPVPPGTTGEMYVAGAGLARGYLGRPDLTSDRFPADPYGAPGTRMYRTGDLARWTVEGALDYIGRADHQIKIRGFRIELGEIEAVLSRHDAVAQVVVIMREDQPGDKRLVAYIVTTEEDRFDTETLRHFAAASLPDYMVPAAYVQIDTMPLTANGKLDQKSLPAPQLHIQQTDGRGPRNPKEEVLCHLFEEVLDLPKISIDDRFFDIGGHSLLAVRLISRIRDALGVKLSIGTLFEAPNVASLAEKLETGSDENALEILLPLRTNGERYPLFCVHPAGGLSWCYAGLLNTLEKDIPIYGLQARGIARKDDYPHTLDDMAADYIKHIQTIQPKGPYHLLGWSLGGNVVQAMATQLQQQGEEIALVAMLDAYPNHFLPLKEAPDEEEALIALLALGGYDPDTLTGEPLTMKSAVDILKKDGSALASLSEDAIRNLKETYVNSVRLLGEYQPKTYHGDILFFRSTIIPDWFTPIDPEAWAPYINGTIEQHDIHCRHKDMCQPKPLAEIGVILDNSLHRVKQKH is encoded by the coding sequence TTGTCGATCCAGTCAGTCGATTCATTCCCACTAACCGGTGCCCAATCAGGCATTTGGTATGCGCAGCAGCTTGATCCATCTAATCCTATTTTCAATACAGCTGAATATATAGATATTAAAGGTCCTATTGATCCCGTACACTTTGAAGCAGCCATTAGAAAGACTGTCTTAGAAGCAGATTCCTTGTATATGCGCTTCGTTGAGGATACTGACGGTCCAAAGCAATGGTTGATATCTAAGAAAGAGATTCCATTTCAATCTATCAATTTACAAAATGAAAAACAGCCGCTTGATGCGGCTAAAGCATGGATGAAGACAGACCTTGCAACGCCAGTCTCTTTAGAGAAAGATGTATTATTCCGTGAAGTACTTTTTCAACTTGCTGACGACCGTTTTATCTGGTATCAGCGCATTCATCACATTGCCATTGATGGATTCGCCTTTTCGCTCATTGCACGCCGTGTTGCTGAGGTCTATTCAGCCCTATCGAAAGGGACACCTGTGCCTCCTCAAACATTTGGATCCTTACATGACGTAGTCCAAGAAGAGATCACCTATCAACAGTCCAATCGGTATGAAGATGATCGAGTTTTTTGGAAAAATCGCTTTGCTGATCAACCTGAAATTGTCAGCCTTGCTGAGCTTGCCCCAAGAACGTCGGATCATTTTATCCGCAAAACGGCTAGCTTCGATGCCGAAAAGGTAAGCAAAATGAAAAAAAATGCTCAATTTTTCGGTGGTACGTGGCATGAAATGATTCTTGCGGCATCCGCTCTATATATGCATCGTATGATTGGTGCACATGATATTGTTTTAGGATTACCTGTTATGATGCGCCTTGGATCGTGCGCCTTGCAAACACCCGGAATGGTCATGAACCTGGTACCGCTTCGTTTAACATGCAAACCAGAAATGACGCTCTCAGCACTTGTTCGCCAAGTATCTGATGAACTGAAAGCCATTCGTCCTCATCAAAGATATCGTCATGAAGACATGCGGAGAGACTTTAAACTCATCGGAAGAAATCAACGATTATTCGGCCCGCAGATCAATATCATGCCATTTGATTATGATCTCATGTTCGATCAGAGCATTGGTCAAGCACATAATCTTTCAGCAGGACCCGTAGATGATATATCGATCAACATATACGACCGCGCAGATGGGAAAGGATTTCAAATCGACTTTGATGCAAACCCTGCCGTTTACAAAGAGCAAACAGTTGACGCTCATCAGCAGCGTTTTCTTCAATTGCTGGAGGAAATAACCGGACTAGAGCAAGATCAGACGATCAGTCAATTCAACCTTCTTTTGTCTGAAGAAAAAGAGAACATTCTCAAGCACTGGAATGATACAAAACGAGAATTACCAAAAGAATCTTTACGGGAACTATTTGAAAAACAAGTCAGCAAAACACCACAAGCAAAAGCATTACAGTTTGAAGAAATCACTTTGACCTACGAAGAGTTGAATCAGCGGGCAAATCAATTGGCTCATTATTTGAAAAAGCGCGGCATTGGACCAGAACAATTTGTCGCAATTGCTCTGCCTCGTTCCATCGATATGGTCGTAAGTCTATTAGCCGTTATCAAGACAGGAGCCGCATATCTGCCACTAGACCCTGATTACCCTAACGATCGTGTCGCCTATATGCTAGAAGATGCCAAACCGGCGTGCTTGCTCACAGTCAAAGAGACAGCAGACGGTTTGGAGCATCCGCACATCGTTCAACTGGATGATTCAATTGTTCATCAGGAGATAGCAGGCAGCCCGCATCTCAATCCGACTTGGAGCGAAGGCTCCCCGCATCACCCGGCTTACATCCTCTACACGTCAGGATCGACAGGCAAACCAAAGGGTGTTGTTGTAACAAAACGAAATGTGATCAACTTTATATTGTCTATGCAAGATTCATTTTTATTAGATCAAGGGGACCAGCTTTTAGCGGTAACGACCATTGCCTTTGATATTTCCGGGCTAGAAATGTTCCTCCCGCTTTTACATGGTGCCGCTATATTATTAGCAAAAAAAGAAACGATACAAGAACCAGCAAAGCTTTCAGACATGATTCGTTCTCATCATGTCACAATCATGCAGGCAACACCAACGTTGTGGCATGCGTTAGCAGATGATTACCCTGACGTGATAACAGGTATGCGTGTTCTTGTTGGAGGAGAAGCACTCCCTGCCTCCCTTTTGCACACATTACAATCTCTTCAATGCGACATTACCAATTTGTACGGACCTACAGAAACGACGATCTGGTCTACCATGGAAAATGTCACAGCACATCGAGAGAATAGTGGACCGGCGATTGGCAAACCCATTTGGAATACGAACATTTACATTTTAGATGAAGGACTAAACCCAGTCCCAGCAGGATCAATCGGTGAACTTTATATTGCAGGTGAAGGAGTATCCAGAGGATATCTTGGACGATATGACTTAACGGCTGAACGATTTGTCGCTGATCCATTCGGCACAAAAGGCACGAGAATGTATCGCACTGGTGATTTAGCCAGATGGCGTGAGAATGGCTCGATTGATTATATTAGCCGTGCTGATCATCAAATTAAAATTCGCGGCTTCCGTATTGAACTAGGTGAAATTGAAACAGTTATTATGCAGCACCCAGCCATAAAGCATACATCCGTTATCGTTCGGGAGGATCAACCTGGACAACAGCTGCTTTGTGCGTATGTTGTGCTGACAGACGACTCTTCTCTTCACCCTTCAGAGCTTAGGCAGTTTGTGGCTGCGTTACTTCCAGACTACATGGTGCCTTCTGCTGTTGTCTTTTTGCCGGAACTTCCACTTACACCAAACGGCAAAATCGATCGCAAAGCATTGCCAGTGCCAAATATGTCTTTAGTTAGTTCTGAGCGTACACCTAGAACACCCCAAGAAGACATGTTATGTAGTTTATTTGCAGAAACCCTTGGCGTATCTCAAATTGGCATAGATGATAGTTTCTTTGATTTAGGCGGACATTCTTTACTTGCCGCTCGTCTGCTTAGACGTATACGCGATACATTCGGTGCAGACCTAAGCATGAGCACCATTTTTGAATCACCTCGAGTCGCTGAACTTGCACAGCACTTAGACAAAGCAAAGGACATTCGGCCGCCGCTTCAGGTAGAAAAAAAGCCAGATGAAATTCCATTATCCTTTGCCCAAAAACGGCTCTGGTTCCTTCATTGCCTTGAAGGTCCAAGTCCAACTTATAATATTCCACTTGTCATTCAGCTGACAGGTACATTAGATCAAAAAGCTCTCATTGGTGCTTTAGCAGATATCACTGAAAAACATGAAACCCTTAGAACCATCTTTCCAAATAAGAACGGCATGCCAAGACAGGTTATTTTACACCCGAAAAGTGTTCAGCCTGAACTCCACGTCACAGCTTCAAGTGATCAACAAATTGATAATCAGTTAAACGAAGCCATTCGCTATAGCTTTAAGATTGAAGAAGAACCTGCACTTCGAGCTGAATTATTCATACTTGATGCAAATCGATCCGTGCTGCTTCTATTGCTGCATCATATCGCTGGTGACGGCTGGTCACTTGCACCATTGACACGAGACTTAGCTGCTGCTTACGAAGCCCGTATACAAGGAAAATCAATCTCCTTGCCAGCCGAACCTGTTCAATATGCTGACTATGCTATTTGGCAGCAGAAGCTGTTGGGCAGTGAGGAAGAGACGGATAGTCTATTTGCCAAGCAGCTTACCTATTGGACAGGTGCCTTACATGACCTGCCTGAAGAACTGGAGCTTCCCTATGACTACCCGCGTCCACAGGAAGGAAGCTTCAACGGTGCTACGATCGACTTTGCGATTGAGCCCGCTTTACACCAGCTGCTCCTTGAACTTGCAAAGCAGCATCAGGTGAGCTTGTTCATGGTGCTTCAAGCATCACTTGCAGCATTACTGACACGTCTTGGAGCGGGAACAGATATCCCTATTGGCAGTCCAATTGCTGGGCGGAATGACGATGCACTTGACGACATTGTGGGATTGTTTGTGAATACACTAGTATTACGTACAAATACAGCTGGTAATCCAACCTTTAGTGAGCTATTGAAGCGAGTGCGAGACGTTGACTTAGCAGCCTATGAGCATCAGGATCTGCCATTTGAACGGCTAGTGGAAATTCTAAATCCAAACCGCTCCAGATCACGCAATCCATTGTTCCAGGTCATGCTTGCCTTCCAAAATACACCGAAGGCGGAAATGAAGTTGACACAACTTGACTCAGACCTCTACGTGAAACCAGTAGGATCAGCTAAATTTGATCTGACCATCGAATTAACAGAACAAAGAACTGAAACTGGGTCAGCAGCAGGATTAACAGGATTGTTTGAATTCAGCACAGATGTATTTAAACAAAGTACCATTCAAGCAATCGCTGCCAGAATGAAGCGCTTTTTAACAGAGATAGCTGAGCGCCCACATCTGCCGATTGGTCAAGTGAACATTTTATCAGATAAAGAGCGGCAAACATTTCTACCTGACAAAAAGACATTCGCTCAGTTAGACCAAGCACATCGTCTCCCGACCTTATTTGAAAAAACGGTGCAGCAATATCCTGATCGAGTGGCAGTAACGGATGGCAAGTGGCAGCTTACCTATGAAGAGTTAAACAACAAAGCCAATCGTCTTGCTCATTTATTAATAGAAAGAGGCGTTGGACCAGAACAGTTCGTTGCACTTGCCCTGCCTAGATCAATCGATATGCTCGTCAGCCTATTAGCCGTTCATAAAGCAGGCGCAGCCTATGTTCCGCTTGATCCTGATTACCCAGCAGACAGGCTGGCATACATGATACAAGATGCCAAACCAGTTTGCAGCATCACAACAAAAGCAGCTGCATTGCATCTCCCTGCTGATTGCGATTTGATTTTGTTAGACGAAAAAGAAACAAATGATCAATTACAGATTACGCCAAATCACAATCCGGCTGATATAGACAGAATTGAGCCGCTATCTCCTCTGCATCCGGCCTATATTATTTATACATCCGGATCTACAGGGAAACCAAAAGGAGTGGTCATCCCACACCAAAATGTCATCCGTCTTCTGACATCTACTGAACATTGGTTCCATTTCGATGAAGAGGATGTTTGGACAATGTTCCATTCGTATGCCTTTGACTTTTCAGTTTGGGAAATATGGGGGCCCCTTTTATATGGCGGTCGGCTTGTCATTGTTCCTCATACCATCTCTCGTTCTCCAGAAGAGATGCTGCATCTTCTAGTCGATGAAGGTGTGACTGTGCTTAATCAAACACCTTCTGCCTTCTATCAGCTCATGCAGATAGACAAGGAACAACAAACACTTGGTCAAGCATTATCACTCCGCTATGTCATCTTTGGCGGTGAAGCATTAGAGCTTAGCAGATTAGAAGATTGGTACAGCCGTCACTCAGACTGCAAGCCAAAGCTAATTAACATGTACGGCATTACAGAAACCACCGTACACGTTACGTACAATGTACTCAATCGAGACATGATCGCAAAGAAATCCAGCAGCTTAATAGGCGAACCGATTCCTGATTTACACGTGTACGTACTAGATGAATACCTACAACCTGTTCCACCTGGGACGACAGGTGAAATGTATGTAGCTGGAGCTGGTTTGGCAAGAGGTTATCTAGGCAGGCCTGACCTAACATCAGATCGATTCCCTGCCGATCCTTATGGAGCACCTGGCACAAGGATGTATCGAACTGGCGACCTCGCTCGCTGGACGGTAGAAGGGGCACTTGATTACATTGGCAGAGCAGATCATCAAATTAAAATACGCGGGTTTAGAATTGAACTTGGAGAAATCGAAGCCGTTCTATCACGCCACGACGCAGTTGCACAAGTTGTCGTGATTATGCGAGAGGATCAGCCTGGTGACAAACGCTTAGTCGCATACATCGTCACAACTGAAGAAGACCGTTTCGATACAGAGACCCTTCGCCATTTTGCGGCAGCCAGTCTTCCTGATTACATGGTGCCTGCGGCTTATGTACAGATTGATACGATGCCACTTACAGCAAACGGAAAGCTTGATCAAAAATCACTACCGGCACCTCAATTGCATATACAGCAAACGGATGGCCGCGGCCCAAGAAACCCGAAAGAGGAAGTTCTATGCCACCTCTTTGAAGAGGTGCTTGATTTGCCAAAAATCAGCATTGACGATCGCTTTTTTGACATTGGCGGGCATTCCTTACTTGCGGTTCGTTTAATCAGCCGCATTCGTGATGCACTTGGTGTCAAACTAAGCATCGGAACGTTGTTTGAAGCACCAAATGTTGCAAGTTTGGCAGAGAAACTAGAAACAGGAAGCGATGAAAACGCACTAGAAATCCTGCTGCCGCTAAGAACAAATGGAGAAAGATATCCTCTCTTCTGTGTTCACCCAGCTGGTGGTCTTAGCTGGTGCTATGCAGGTCTCTTGAATACATTAGAGAAAGACATCCCTATTTATGGATTACAGGCAAGAGGAATCGCAAGAAAAGATGACTACCCGCACACACTAGATGATATGGCTGCGGATTACATCAAGCACATCCAAACGATTCAGCCAAAAGGTCCTTATCATCTTCTTGGCTGGTCACTAGGCGGAAACGTTGTACAGGCAATGGCTACACAACTCCAGCAGCAAGGTGAAGAAATCGCTCTCGTTGCGATGCTAGATGCCTATCCAAACCATTTCTTACCGCTTAAAGAAGCACCCGATGAAGAAGAAGCACTAATCGCTCTTCTTGCACTCGGGGGTTATGATCCAGATACCTTAACAGGTGAACCGCTCACGATGAAAAGTGCTGTCGACATCTTGAAGAAAGACGGCAGTGCACTAGCAAGCTTAAGTGAAGATGCCATTAGAAATCTAAAGGAAACCTATGTCAATTCAGTTCGATTGCTCGGAGAATATCAGCCAAAAACTTATCATGGGGACATATTATTCTTTAGATCTACCATTATCCCAGATTGGTTTACACCAATTGATCCCGAAGCATGGGCACCTTATATCAACGGAACCATTGAACAGCACGACATTCATTGCCGGCACAAAGACATGTGCCAGCCTAAACCCCTAGCAGAAATTGGTGTCATCTTAGACAACTCTCTGCATCGGGTCAAACAAAAGCACTAA